One window from the genome of Deinococcus sp. NW-56 encodes:
- a CDS encoding PIN/TRAM domain-containing protein, producing MPAFRLLLLLLGLLVGWGAGQLLAASTGDDGTAWVNTLSLMLAGALAALLLGPHAERTATRLWDRLSRWYGGLSPRRVAAATFGLMVALLLSVLLGPLVRSLPFYAWPLSLLVTAVLAAFFVPFAVRHEGAFGFLDVGPVRRRSGGKILDSNVIIDGRVLDLARSGFLEGEVMVPGFVLRELQLLADSQDAQKRTRGKRALTLLEDLRAARPLRVEDWDDPALPTVDDKLVRLARETGAKLLSNDANLARVARLHGVEVLSLHTLALALRPQVQAGDVLTVTVTKGGQQPGQGVGYLEDGTMVVVEGGIKLRGKPARVQVVNNVQTGAGRMIFARPEDAGAA from the coding sequence GTGCCTGCCTTTCGCCTCCTGCTGCTCCTGCTGGGTTTGCTTGTCGGATGGGGTGCCGGGCAACTCCTCGCCGCGAGCACCGGGGACGACGGGACCGCCTGGGTCAACACCCTCAGCCTGATGCTCGCCGGGGCGCTGGCGGCCCTGCTGCTGGGTCCCCACGCCGAGCGCACCGCCACGCGGCTGTGGGACCGCCTCAGCCGCTGGTACGGGGGCCTCTCGCCCCGGCGGGTGGCGGCGGCGACTTTCGGGCTGATGGTGGCGCTGCTGCTCAGCGTGCTGCTGGGGCCGCTGGTGCGCTCGCTGCCCTTTTACGCCTGGCCCCTGAGTCTGCTGGTGACGGCTGTGCTGGCCGCCTTTTTCGTGCCTTTCGCGGTGCGGCACGAAGGCGCCTTCGGCTTTCTGGACGTCGGGCCGGTGCGGCGGCGCTCCGGCGGCAAGATTCTGGATTCCAATGTGATTATCGACGGCCGGGTGCTGGACCTCGCCCGCAGCGGCTTTCTGGAGGGCGAGGTGATGGTGCCCGGCTTCGTGCTGCGCGAGCTGCAACTGCTGGCCGACAGCCAGGACGCCCAGAAACGCACGCGCGGCAAGCGGGCGCTGACCCTGCTCGAGGACCTGCGGGCGGCGCGTCCCCTGCGCGTCGAGGACTGGGACGACCCCGCCCTGCCCACCGTGGATGACAAGCTGGTGCGCCTCGCCCGCGAGACCGGCGCCAAGCTGCTGAGCAACGACGCCAATCTCGCCCGCGTCGCGCGGCTGCACGGGGTGGAGGTGCTGAGCCTGCATACGCTCGCGCTGGCCCTGCGGCCCCAGGTGCAGGCCGGGGACGTCCTCACCGTGACGGTCACCAAGGGCGGCCAGCAGCCCGGCCAGGGGGTCGGCTACCTGGAAGACGGCACGATGGTCGTCGTGGAGGGCGGCATCAAGCTGCGCGGCAAGCCCGCCCGCGTGCAGGTCGTCAACAACGTGCAGACCGGGGCCGGGCGCATGATCTTTGCCCGCCCGGAGGACGCCGGGGCCGCCTGA